In Streptomyces sp. TLI_146, the genomic stretch CAAGGAGGCCGCGGGCGAGGACGCCAAGTCCCTCGTCGGCCTGAACGACCTGCTGCTGCCGATCGTGAAGGGCTACGGCTCGGAGAAGTCGTACGAGAAGCTCTCGCACGAGTCGCTCCAGACCTTCGGCGGCTCCGGGTACCTCCAGGAGTACCCGATCGAGCAGTACATCCGCGACGCCAAGATCGACACCCTCTACGAGGGCACCACGGCGATCCAGGGCCAGGACTTCTTCTTCCGGAAGATCGTCCGCGACCAGGGCGCCTCGCTCAACCTCCTCTCCGAGGAGATCAAGAAGTTCCTCGCCGAGCAGTCGGGCCACGAGGAGCTGGGCGGCGCGCTGGACTCGCTGGCCAAGGCCGCGGTGGACCTGGAGGCGATCGTCGGCACGATGATCACCGACCTGACCGCCACCGGCGAGGACGTCAAGAACATCTACAAGGTGGGCCTCAACACCACCCGCCTGCTGATGGCGTCCGGTGACGTCGTCGTCGGCTACCTGCTCCTCAAGAGCGCGGCCGTCGCCGCCGAGAAGCTGCCGACCGCCTCCGCCAAGGATGTCGCCTTCTACACCGGCAAGATCGCCGCCGCGAAGTTCTTCGCCGCGAACGTCCTGCCGGGCGTCGGCACCGCCCGCGCGCTGGCCGAGACCGTCGACAACTCCCTGATGGAGCTGGACGAGGCGGCCTTCTAGACCGTCCCCCGGCCTCCTTCCAGGCCGCAGGACGTAGGGCCCGTTTCCCGCTGGGGAAGCGGGCCCTTGTCTGTCGATGCCCCTGGTTAAGGTGAACGCATGAGCACACCCTCCCGCTTCGACCGCGGACACACCGACGACCTGATGTCCTTCCTCGCGGCGAGCCCGTCGCCGTACCACGCGGTGGCGAACGCGGCCGCGCGGCTGGAGAAGGCCGGCTTCCAGCAGGTGCGCGAGACGGACGCGTGGGACGCTTCCACGGGCGGGAAGTACGTGCTGCGGGGCGGCGCGATCATCGCCTGGTACGTGCCGGAGGGCGCGGCGGCGCACACCCCGTTCCGGATCGTGGGCGCGCACACCGACTCGCCCAACCTGCGGGTCAAGCCGCTGCCGGACACGGGTGCTTTCGGCTGGCGCCAGATCGCCGTGGAGGTCTACGGCGGGACGCTCCTGAACACCTGGCTGGACCGCGACCTGGGCCTGGCGGGCCGTCTGACGCTGCGCGACGGTTCGAACGTCCTGGTCAACGTGGACCGCGCGCTGCTGCGCGTCCCCCAGCTGGCGATCCACCTCGACCGCTCGGCCAACGACGGCCTCAAGCTCGACCGCCAGAAGCACCTCCAGCCGATCTGGGGCCTCGGGGACGTCGCGGAGGGCGATCTGATCCGCTTCCTGGAGCAGGAGGCGGGGCTGGCCGAGGGCGAGGTCACCGGGTGGGACCTGATGGTGCACTCGATCGAGCCGCCGTCGTACCTGGGCCGGGACAAGGAGCTGCTCGCCGGCCCCCGGATGGACAACCTGATCTCGGTCCACGCGGGCGCCGCGGCGCTGGCGGCGTCGGCGTCCTCGGACCTGTCCTTCATCCCCGTGCTCGCGGCCTTCGACCACGAGGAGAACGGCTCGCAGGCGGACACGGGCGCGGACGGGCCGCTGCTCGGCACGGTCCTGGAGCGCTCGGTGTTCGCGCGGGGCGGTACGTACGAGGACAAGGCGCGCGCCTTCGCGGGCACGGTGTGCCTGTCCTCGGACACCGGCCACGCCATCCACCCCAACTACGCGGAGCGCCACGACCCGACGCACCACCCGCGCGCCAACGGCGGCCCGATCCTGAAGGTGAACGTCAACCAGCGTTACGCGACGGACGGTTCGGGGCGGGCGGTGTTCGCCGCCGCCTGCGAGCGGGCCGGGGTGCCGTGGCAGCACTTCGTGTCCAACAACGCGATGCCGTGCGGCACGACGATCGGCCCGATCACCGCGGCCCGCCACGGCATCCAGACGGTCGACATCGGGGTGGCGATCCTGTCGATGCACAGCGCGCGCGAGCTGTGCGGGGCGGACGACCCGTACTTGCTGGCGAACGCGCTGCTGTCGTTCTTGCAGGGCTGATCCCCCACCCCGCCCCTTCCCGAAAGCCCTCTGGCGGGCTGCCGGTGGTGGTCGGGGCGGGCTGCCGAGGGCTTCGCCCCCGGACCCCCTGCGTTCGTCTGCGGGCCGTGGCCGGTTGCTCGCGCAGTTCCCCGCGCCCCTAAGAATGCCGCTGCGCGGCAATCCCCTGGGCGGCCCGGAGGGGCGCTTTTTAGGGGCGCGGGGAACTGCGCGACCAGCCACATCCGGTCCGCGGACGAACAGGGGGCTACCCGTCCAGGCCCGCCAGGACCAGTGGCAGGCGGGATGTCGCGCCCGGGACCAGGCGGAGCGGGACGCCCCAGTCCTGCTGGTGCACGTGGCACGCCGGGTACTCGTTCGCCGGGTCGTCGTCGCACGACGCCGCCATCGCGGAGACGTGCAGGACGCCCTCCGCCACCGCCGGGTTCAGCGTCAGGTCACGGGACAGGTCCGTCCCCGTACCGTCCCCGGACACCAGCAGCTCCGCCGGCGTGGCGGACACGATCAGCCGCGTCGACGGGCCGTACCGGGTGTCCAGCTTCTGGCCGGACGGGGCCTGGAAGACCACGTCCAGGCGGAGCGCGCCGGGCGAGACCTCCGTCGCCGCCCGCTGCGTACGGTGCGCCACCGCGTCCACCCGTACCGCCGACTCCGGCAGCCGCAGCCGCGTCAGCCGGTGCCGGGCCGACTCGACCACCACGATGTCGTCCCCGACGAGCACCGCGCCGCTCGGCTCGCGCAGGTCCGTGGCGAGCGTGGTGACCTCCCCGGACGCCGGGTCGTAGCGGCGCAGCGCGTGGTTGTACGTGTCGCAGACCGCCACCGAACCGTCCGGCAGGGCGGTGACGCCCAGCGGGTGCTGGAGCAGCGCCTGCCCCGCCTCCCCGTCCCGGTGGCCGAAGTCGAAGAGGCCGGTCCCGACCGCCGTGCCCACGGTGTAACCCGAACCGTCGCGCGCGACGTACCGCAGCGCCGAGTTCTCCGAGTCGGCCACCCACAGCCGGTCCCCGTCGGCCGCGAGGCCGGACGGCTGCGCGAACCACGCCTCGGCGGCCGGGCCGTCGACCAGGCCCTCCTGCGTCGTCCCGGCCGCGACCTCGACCGTGCCCGCCTCCGGGTCGTACGTCCACAGCTGGTGCACCCCGGCCATGGCGATCCACACCCTGCCCTGCCACCAGGCGACGTCCCACGGCGAGGACAGGTCCACCTCAAGGGCGGGGCCGGACGTGGGCGAGCCCTGCCACCACTGCCTGCCGGTGCCCGCGACCCGCTCCACGGACCCCGTCTCCGGGTCGAAGACCCGCAGCGCGTGGTTGACCGTGTCCGCGACGATCACCCGGCCGTCCGGCAGCAGCGCCAGGCCCTGCGGCTCCTTGAAGCCGCCGGAGCCGCCGTCGCCGATCCGGCGCACCACCGTCTCGCCGTCCGGCTCCAGCTCCACCAGCTGGTGCCGCGTCGAGTCGGAGACCAGGAAGTTGCCCGAGCCGGGCAGGACGAGCGCCTTACCGGGGAAGCGCAGGTCGGTCGCCTCCGGCTCCGGCGGCACATACGGCCCGTCGCCGCGCCGCAGCGTCCCCTTCGCCTCGTGCTCGGCCTCCAGCTCCTCCACCAGCTTCGCGATGGCGTGGGCGTGCCCCTCGCCCGCGTGCTGGCCGACGATGTACCCCTCGGGGTCGATCACGACGAGCGTGGGCCAGGCCCGTACCGCGTACTGCTTCCAGGTCGCCAGCTCCGGGTCGTCCAGGACCGGGTGGTGCACCTGGTAGCGCTCCACGGCGTCGACGACGGCCTGGTGCTCGGCCTCGTGCACGAACTTCGGCGAGTGCACCCCGATGATCACCACGGTGTCGCGGTGCTTCTCCTCCAGCTCCCGCAGCTCGTCCAGGACGTGCAGACAGTTGATGCAGCAGAAGGTCCAGAAGTCGAGGATGACGATCCTCCCCCGCAGGTCGGCGAGGGTGTACTCCTGATCACCGGTGTTCAGCCAGCCGCCCTTGCCGATCAGCTCGGGGGCCCGAACGCGTGCACGTGTAGCCATACCCCCATCCAACCCCAAAAGCAGGGGTACGCATTCCGCCATGAAATATCTGGTGCGCGACAGGATCTTCGCGATCGGGGACGACTACTGGATCGAGACCGAGGACGGACGCCGCGCCTTCCTCGTCGACGGCAAGGCGCTGCGGCTGCGGGACACGCTGGAGATGAAGGACCCGACCGGACGGGTCCTGATCACTTTGCGCAAGAAGATGTTCAGCGTCAGGGACGCGATGACCATCGAGCGGGACGAGCGGCCGCTGGCGACGATCCGGCGCAAACGGCTCTCCCTGCTGCGCAACCACTACCGCGTCGCCCTGGTCGAGGGCACCGAGCTCGACGTCTCGGGCAAGATCCTGGACCGCGAGTTCACGGTCGAGTACGACGGGGAGCTGCTCGCGCACGTCTCGCGCCGCTGGTTCCACGTCCGCGAGACATACGCGGTGAACATCGTCCGCGAGGACGCGGACGTGGCGCTGCTGATCGCGGTGGTGGTGTGCGTGATCCGGATGGACGAGCGGGAGCGGGGGCCGGGCCCCGACGGGGACGACTGACCCGAAGGCCGCCGGCCCGATGCCCGACGCCAGACGCCCGACGCCCCGGCGAACGTCACGCCCCCGGCGTCCGCATCCCCAGCCGTCGGTCCTTCAGCGCCGGGAACTGCTCCCGTACCGCCGCCACCTTCTCCTCGTCCAGGTCGACCGTGAGGACCTCCTCGCCCTCGCCCGCCTCCGCCAGGACCTCGCCCCACGGGTCGACCACGATGCTGTGGCCCGCCTGCGGGACGCCCGCGTGGCTGCCGCCGGTGCCGCAGGCCAGGACGTACGCCTGGTTCTCGACCGCGCGGGCCCGCGCGAGCAGCGTCCAGTGCGCCAGGCGCCTGGCGGGCCAGCCCGCCGGGATCACCAGGGTCTGCGCGCCCGCGTCGACCAGGCCCCGGAACAGCTCGGGGAAGCGCAGGTCGTAACAGGTCGCCAGGCCCAGCGTGGTCCCCGGCAGCGCGACCGTCACCAGGTCGGCGCCCGCGCTCATCAGCACCGCCTCGCCCTGGTCGAAGCCGAAGCGGTGGATCTTCCGGTACGTGGCCGCCAGTTCGCCCTCGGGCGAGAAGACCAGGGAGGTGTTGTAGAGCCCGCCGTCCGCGCCGCGCTCGGGGATCGAGCCCGCGTGCAGCCAGACGCCCGCGTCCCGCGCGGCCTTTGACATGGCCTCATGCGTCGGTCCGTCAGCCGCCCGCTCCGCCTCGGCCGCGAAGCTCTCGTATGCGAAGGCGCCCACGGTCCACAGCTCCGGCAGCACCACGAGGTCGGCGCCCGACTGCTCGCGTACCAGCGAAGCCGCCCGCTGCCTGCGGGAACCGACCGATTCCTGGGGGTCTACACCGAATTGGATGAGGGAGGCGCGCACACTACCACCGTCCTGGCATTCGAGTTGTCAACACGGGCCTACGATCGTCACACGAAAGCACTGCCGGGGTGCCTTTCGGCAGCGTAACTTAACTGCCACAGCGCCCAGCCCGCGTACGTACAGAACCGCCGAGGGGTCCCGTGACCGTCCATCCCAGCCTCCAGACCTACGCCGACGCCTGGACCCACTCCATCGAGGCGATAACCGAGCTGGTGATGCCGCTCGTCGAGGGGGAGTGGAACCGCGCCACACCGTGCCCGGCCTGGTCGGTGCGCGACATCGTGTCGCACATCATCGGGATGGAGTGCGAACAGCTCGGCGACCCGCGCCCGATCCACACCCTGCCGCGCGATCTCTACCACGTACAAAGCGAGTTCGCGCGCTACATGGAGATGCAGGTCGATGTGCGCCGGCACCACACCGCGCCGGAGATGACCTCGGAGCTGGAGTACACGGTCATCCGCCGGGCGCGGCAGCTGCGCAACGAGAACCGGGCCCCCGACACCATGGTCCGCGCCCCGCTCGGCGCCGAGCAGACGCTGGAACTGGCGCTGCGGATGCGGGCGTTCGACGTGTGGGTGCACGAGCAGGACCTGCGGTGGGCGCTGGGCAAGCCGGGCAACCTCGACTCGCCGGGCGCGTACGTCGCCCGTGACATCCTGCTGCACACCCTGCCGAGAGTCGTCGCCAAGGACGCGGGCGCCCCGCCGAACTCGGCGGTCGTCTTCGACATCCACGGGCCGGTCGAGTTCCTGCGTACGGTACGGGTCGACGCCGACGGGCACGGCACCGTCGACGGCGCCCCCTCGCTCGGCCCGCTCGCCACGATCGCGATGGACTGGGAGACGTTCGTACGGCTCGCCTGCGGCCGGGTGCGCCCACACGCCGTCGCGGACCGGGTGAAGACCGAGGGCGACCAGGAGCTGGCGGCGGCGATCCTGCGGGACTTCGCGGTCACGCCGTAAGCCCGGCGGCTCTCACGCCGGTACGTGCACCGCCTCCACCCGGCTCGCCACCAGGCGTTCCCGCTCACGGTGCGCCGCGCGGGCGCGCAGCCGCAGGATCTGGGTGACGCCCAGTGCCTGGAGGAAGAACACCGAGGCGAACGCGATCCGGTAGTTGTCGCCGGTCGCGTCGAGCAGTACGCCCACCGCGAGCAGCGTCGTCATCGAGGCCGTGAAACCGCCCATGTTGACGATTCCGGAGGCCGTGCCCTGCCGCTCCGGCGGGTTGGCCGGGCGGGCGAAGTCGAACCCGATCATCGAGGCCGGGCCGCAGGCGCCCAGCACCACGCACAGGACGACGAGCAGCCACATCGGGGTGTGCGGCGCCGGGTAGGCGACGGCGGCGGCCCACAGGGCGGCGGTCGCCCCGACCGTGCCGAGGGCGAGCGGCGCGCGGGCCGCGTGGTGGCGGGCGATGACCTGCCCGTACACCAGGCCCACCACCATGTTGGAGAGCACGACCAGGGTCAGCAGCTCGCCGGCTGTCCCCCGCGAGTGCCCCTGCGCCTCGACCAGGTACGGCATCCCCCACAGCAGCAGGAACACCATGGCCGGGAACTGCGTGGTGAAGTGCACCCACATCCCCATCCGCGTCCCCGGCTCGCGCCAGGACTCGGCGATCTGGCGGCGTACGTAGGCCGCTCCGGCGTGGGTGACGGGCGCGGGCTCGTGGCCTTCGGGGTGGTCGCGCAGGAACAGGAGCAGCAGGACCAGGACGACCACTCCGGCGAGCGCGCTGCCCGCGAAGGTCCG encodes the following:
- a CDS encoding carbon-nitrogen family hydrolase, with the translated sequence MRASLIQFGVDPQESVGSRRQRAASLVREQSGADLVVLPELWTVGAFAYESFAAEAERAADGPTHEAMSKAARDAGVWLHAGSIPERGADGGLYNTSLVFSPEGELAATYRKIHRFGFDQGEAVLMSAGADLVTVALPGTTLGLATCYDLRFPELFRGLVDAGAQTLVIPAGWPARRLAHWTLLARARAVENQAYVLACGTGGSHAGVPQAGHSIVVDPWGEVLAEAGEGEEVLTVDLDEEKVAAVREQFPALKDRRLGMRTPGA
- a CDS encoding NHL domain-containing thioredoxin family protein translates to MATRARVRAPELIGKGGWLNTGDQEYTLADLRGRIVILDFWTFCCINCLHVLDELRELEEKHRDTVVIIGVHSPKFVHEAEHQAVVDAVERYQVHHPVLDDPELATWKQYAVRAWPTLVVIDPEGYIVGQHAGEGHAHAIAKLVEELEAEHEAKGTLRRGDGPYVPPEPEATDLRFPGKALVLPGSGNFLVSDSTRHQLVELEPDGETVVRRIGDGGSGGFKEPQGLALLPDGRVIVADTVNHALRVFDPETGSVERVAGTGRQWWQGSPTSGPALEVDLSSPWDVAWWQGRVWIAMAGVHQLWTYDPEAGTVEVAAGTTQEGLVDGPAAEAWFAQPSGLAADGDRLWVADSENSALRYVARDGSGYTVGTAVGTGLFDFGHRDGEAGQALLQHPLGVTALPDGSVAVCDTYNHALRRYDPASGEVTTLATDLREPSGAVLVGDDIVVVESARHRLTRLRLPESAVRVDAVAHRTQRAATEVSPGALRLDVVFQAPSGQKLDTRYGPSTRLIVSATPAELLVSGDGTGTDLSRDLTLNPAVAEGVLHVSAMAASCDDDPANEYPACHVHQQDWGVPLRLVPGATSRLPLVLAGLDG
- a CDS encoding M18 family aminopeptidase translates to MSTPSRFDRGHTDDLMSFLAASPSPYHAVANAAARLEKAGFQQVRETDAWDASTGGKYVLRGGAIIAWYVPEGAAAHTPFRIVGAHTDSPNLRVKPLPDTGAFGWRQIAVEVYGGTLLNTWLDRDLGLAGRLTLRDGSNVLVNVDRALLRVPQLAIHLDRSANDGLKLDRQKHLQPIWGLGDVAEGDLIRFLEQEAGLAEGEVTGWDLMVHSIEPPSYLGRDKELLAGPRMDNLISVHAGAAALAASASSDLSFIPVLAAFDHEENGSQADTGADGPLLGTVLERSVFARGGTYEDKARAFAGTVCLSSDTGHAIHPNYAERHDPTHHPRANGGPILKVNVNQRYATDGSGRAVFAAACERAGVPWQHFVSNNAMPCGTTIGPITAARHGIQTVDIGVAILSMHSARELCGADDPYLLANALLSFLQG
- a CDS encoding maleylpyruvate isomerase family mycothiol-dependent enzyme, with the protein product MTVHPSLQTYADAWTHSIEAITELVMPLVEGEWNRATPCPAWSVRDIVSHIIGMECEQLGDPRPIHTLPRDLYHVQSEFARYMEMQVDVRRHHTAPEMTSELEYTVIRRARQLRNENRAPDTMVRAPLGAEQTLELALRMRAFDVWVHEQDLRWALGKPGNLDSPGAYVARDILLHTLPRVVAKDAGAPPNSAVVFDIHGPVEFLRTVRVDADGHGTVDGAPSLGPLATIAMDWETFVRLACGRVRPHAVADRVKTEGDQELAAAILRDFAVTP
- a CDS encoding nitrate/nitrite transporter, producing MSSSASGASLPGDPPGGRRAALVWGIGVGVYFVAVIFRTSLGVAGLDAADRFDVNASALSTFSILQLLVYAGMQIPVGLMVDRLGTKKVLTLGVVLFTAGQLGFALSPSYGTALASRALLGCGDAMTFISVLRLGSRWFPARRGPLIAQVAALFGMAGNLVSTIVISRSLHGIGWTRTFAGSALAGVVVLVLLLLFLRDHPEGHEPAPVTHAGAAYVRRQIAESWREPGTRMGMWVHFTTQFPAMVFLLLWGMPYLVEAQGHSRGTAGELLTLVVLSNMVVGLVYGQVIARHHAARAPLALGTVGATAALWAAAVAYPAPHTPMWLLVVLCVVLGACGPASMIGFDFARPANPPERQGTASGIVNMGGFTASMTTLLAVGVLLDATGDNYRIAFASVFFLQALGVTQILRLRARAAHRERERLVASRVEAVHVPA
- a CDS encoding LURP-one-related/scramblase family protein — its product is MKYLVRDRIFAIGDDYWIETEDGRRAFLVDGKALRLRDTLEMKDPTGRVLITLRKKMFSVRDAMTIERDERPLATIRRKRLSLLRNHYRVALVEGTELDVSGKILDREFTVEYDGELLAHVSRRWFHVRETYAVNIVREDADVALLIAVVVCVIRMDERERGPGPDGDD